From the Actinopolymorpha singaporensis genome, the window CCCCTGAAATGGCCGACTCCTCAGTGAAAAGGCCACGGATCACCACGCCGAGCGGACGATACCTACGCTCGACCGATCCAGGACCGCGGATTGACGGGCGTCGCCGGACTCTGGTTTGGTCGATCAACCGTCCCCCACGAGGAGTTCGGATGACTGGAGCAGGTCGTCTGGCCCGTCTTGTCATTGCCGCCGGCCTGGCTGTCGGTGTCGTCACGGCGGGTCTTGCCGGGGGCGGGCCGGCCTCGGCGTCGCCCGGCGACTCACTCGCAGGCATCCGGAACAACGTCTCGATCACAGACGCCGCCACCCACCAGCGTGGTCAACTCGACAGTGCCGGCAGATCGTTGCGTGCCTCGGCGATGGACGCTGCAGGGTACGGCCCCGGCGCTGACGTCAGCGTGGACGGCATCGATTTCACGATGCCTGACGTCGCGCCCGGCGAGCCCGACAACTTCAGCCCGATCCCCGCCGAAACGACGATTGGCGTGTCCGGCAGGGGCAACGCGATCGCGTTCCTTGGTACCGCGGGTGGCTTCTCCGGCCTCGACCTCACGGTGCATTACACCGATCACACCAGCGAACGGTTGTGGGTCGGGATGCCCGCCTACACCGACACCGCCGCTGACCCGCTCGACCTGTCGACTATTGCGACCACCGTCGCCGGCCGCAACACCACCGCGGCGCCCGACGTGGATCTTGGAACCGACTACGCCGTCTTCATGGTCGGCGTGAACATCGACTCGACCAAGACGGTGCGCAGCCTCACCATGGCCGGCATCGGTTCGGTCCATCTGTACGACCTGGAGGTCACCACCGTCGAGGAGCCTTTCGCGGTCGACTCTGTGCTGGGCCGGACCCCGCAGCCGGAAGACGACGGTGTGCCGTGCGATCCAAGGGTCGAGGGCAAAGAGGCGTGCGGGCCCTTCAACTACTGGGAGAACGCCGACCCCTCGACGCACCTGCGTTACTTCCCCGCCTCCGGGGTTGTGCCCGAGGGTGCGACCGCCTTCTACAACGAGATCACCGTGCAGTCGTCGGTTCCCTCGACATACTTCATGACCAACGGCTACAGCGGCGGCTACTACGGCATCCAGGAACTCGACGACGGCAGCAAGATCGCCATCTTCTCGATCTTCGGGCCCAACCGGGGCACCGTGCCGGACGACAGGCTGACCTCGAAGGTGCTCTACCGGATCGGCTACGGCGACTTCGTGATCCATGGCGAGTACGCGGGCGGGCCGAGCATCCGGATCCCGTTCGACTGGGAGGTCGGCAAGACGTACGCGACCATGATCACCAACCAGCCGGATACGACGCCCGGCAACCACGCGCAGATCGTGACCGCATGGCTGAACACCGAGCCGGTCGGCCGGCCTCCGAACTGGCTCAAGCTGATGACGGTCAAGACCGAGCGCCCGTCCGCAACACCGCTTCAGATGACCGGGTTGTACTCCTTCCTCGAGGACTTCCTCCGCGACGGGTCCTTCACCGAAGGACGGGTTCGCCAGGCGGCGTACGGCAACGCGGCGATCTATCACGCTCGCGGCGGATGGCGGCCGCTGAACCGGATCGGCTTCACCGGCCAACTGTCGGGCAAGTACACCATCCAGAACGACGCATACCCGCTGCCGGGCGAGCCCTGCGCGATCACCGAGAAGATCACCGGCGGCGATATTCCGTTCGCCGACGCACGCAGCGGGTACGGCACGATCTGGGACACCACCAGGTGCGACCAGCCTCGAAAGCTACCGGCGGCTTCCCTTGCCCCGTTGGACATCAGGGCGCCCATCCAGCAGGCCACGACGTTCCTCGACGTCGAGGCCTCCGTGATCGGTGGTCAGCTCTCGGTGTCGACCGAGCTGCTGGCCGATGACGAGCCGGTGCGGGTGAGAGTCGACGGTACGACGGTCTCGGCTGATGATCTGGTCGCGTCGTCGACGGGCACGCTCGACACCCAGATCACGCTGCCCGGTCCACTGGCGCCGGGTGACCACACCGTCGGGGTGAGCGGCCGGAGCAGCAACCTGGCCGGCAGCGCCACCGTCACCGTGAAGTGATGTGATCCAGTGCCTGGAGCTGATCGACTTTCGGGTGGCTGATCAGCTCCGGGCGAAGTTTCGAAGTCGAGGTCTGTCAGATCGTCACGGCCCGGAAGCTTTCGGCGAACTCGGCGCCGATCATTTCCCCCGCGGCCCGCATCGTCTTCTGCATCGGGGACCAGCGTGAATTCTCGAACGTCCATGCTGGTCGCCCCGGGCGTTCGCCGTACTGGCTGACATGGCACTGGAAGGCGCGGACCTTCTGCTCGACAACCTCGGTCGTGTCGATGTACCGGTTGGCACCTTGGACGGTCGCGATCCAGATGTCGTCGACTCGGTGCGGAGCCAGGCCTTCGTCGGCCAACTCCGGATACATCCGCGGCGTTCCGGCCTCGGGGAAGGCTGCCACCAACGTGGCCTCGCCGACGTTCATGTGCTCTCGGTGCGAGATCTCGATCGGGGTGTCGAGGTCGCGGCGTGGATCCAGGGTGAGGATCAGTTGCGGCCGGTGTCGGCGGATCTGCCGGACGATG encodes:
- a CDS encoding DUF3472 domain-containing protein, translated to MTGAGRLARLVIAAGLAVGVVTAGLAGGGPASASPGDSLAGIRNNVSITDAATHQRGQLDSAGRSLRASAMDAAGYGPGADVSVDGIDFTMPDVAPGEPDNFSPIPAETTIGVSGRGNAIAFLGTAGGFSGLDLTVHYTDHTSERLWVGMPAYTDTAADPLDLSTIATTVAGRNTTAAPDVDLGTDYAVFMVGVNIDSTKTVRSLTMAGIGSVHLYDLEVTTVEEPFAVDSVLGRTPQPEDDGVPCDPRVEGKEACGPFNYWENADPSTHLRYFPASGVVPEGATAFYNEITVQSSVPSTYFMTNGYSGGYYGIQELDDGSKIAIFSIFGPNRGTVPDDRLTSKVLYRIGYGDFVIHGEYAGGPSIRIPFDWEVGKTYATMITNQPDTTPGNHAQIVTAWLNTEPVGRPPNWLKLMTVKTERPSATPLQMTGLYSFLEDFLRDGSFTEGRVRQAAYGNAAIYHARGGWRPLNRIGFTGQLSGKYTIQNDAYPLPGEPCAITEKITGGDIPFADARSGYGTIWDTTRCDQPRKLPAASLAPLDIRAPIQQATTFLDVEASVIGGQLSVSTELLADDEPVRVRVDGTTVSADDLVASSTGTLDTQITLPGPLAPGDHTVGVSGRSSNLAGSATVTVK
- a CDS encoding PIG-L deacetylase family protein, whose protein sequence is MHFKDFERVLAVYAHPDDAEYLFGGTVALLTSRGAEVNYVCCTDGRKSGSDPSMTEDEVAETRAEEQRAAAKVLGVKEVTFLGHPNGSLEVTPELRRDIVRQIRRHRPQLILTLDPRRDLDTPIEISHREHMNVGEATLVAAFPEAGTPRMYPELADEGLAPHRVDDIWIATVQGANRYIDTTEVVEQKVRAFQCHVSQYGERPGRPAWTFENSRWSPMQKTMRAAGEMIGAEFAESFRAVTI